CATCGGCCGGCGCATCGACGAGTCCAGCCCGCTGGTGGACGCGCGCCTCAAGGACGGCAGCCGCGTGAACGCCATCATCCCGCCGCTGGCGCTCAAGGGCCCCTGCATCACCATCCGCAAGTTCAAGAAGGACGCGCTGAAGATCCAGGACCTCATCAAGTACAAGACCGTCACCGCGCAGATGGCCGAGTTCCTGGAGATGTGCGTCACCGCGCGCCGCAACATCGTCATCTCCGGCGGCACGGGCTCCGGGAAGACGACGACGCTGAACATCATCAGCTCCTTCATCCCGGAGGGTGAGCGCATCATCACGGTGGAGGACGCGGCGGAGCTTCAGCTGCCGCAGGACCACTGGGTGCAGCTGGAGAGCCGCCCGCCCAACCTGGAAGGCAAGGGCGCCATCACCATCCGCGAGCTGGTGAAGAACTGCCTGCGCATGCGGCCGGACCGCATCGTCGTGGGCGAGTGCCGCTCCGGCGAGACGCTGGACATGCTCCAGGCCATGAACACCGGCCACGACGGTTCGCTCACCACGCTGCACGCGAACACGCCGCGTGACGCCATCGCGCGGCTGGAGACGATGGTGCTCATGTCCGGCATGGAGCTGCCGGTGAAGGCCATCCGCGAGCAGATCGCCAGCGCGGTGCACCTCATCGTGCAGCAGACGCGCTTCTCCGACGGCTCCCGCAAGATCTGCTTCATCACGGAGGTGTCCGGCATGGAGGTCGACATCGTGACCCTGCAGGACATCTTCTATTACAAGCAGGATGGCTTCACCGAGGACCACAAGGTGCGCGGGCGGTACGTGGCTTCGGGCTTCGTCCCGAAGTTCTACGACGAGCTCCAGCGCAAGGGCATCCCCGTGAACATGAGCATCTTCCGCGAGGACTGACGCGCCCATGGCAACCCTGGTCGTCCGTCACCCTGACGGCACTGAGCACGAGCACGAAATCGCTGGCGAGCTGAAGATTGGCCGCCAGCAGGGCAATGACCTCGTCCTCACGGAAGGCGGCGTGTCGCGGCAGCACGCGCGCGTCTACGTGGAGGGCGGCGCCGTCTACATCGAGGACGGAGGCAGCCAGAACGGCACCTTCGTGGACGGTGAGCGCATCGAGGGGCCCACGGCGCTGACGCCGGGCTCGCAGGTGCTGCTGGGCGACTACGAGCTGAAGCTCAAGGGGAGCGCCCGGAGCAGCAGCAGCGGCCGCCGCGCGGCGACGCCGCCTCCCGGCGATCCCGCGACGCTCGCGGACGCGCCCGTGAAGGGCACGCGCGCCATGCCCAGCATCCGCGCGAAGGCCACCCAGAACGGCGCCGCGAAGCCCGAGGGCGCGCTGGCGAAGCGGCCCTCACGGCCCCAGCCCGCGGGTGGCGCGGCGGCGGGCGCGGGCGCGGGTCCGGTGCTCAAGGGCATGACGGGGCCGTGGGCGGGCAAGTCGTTCCCCATCAGCGGCACGCTGCTGGTGGGCCGGGCGCCTCCGGCGGCGGTCATCCTGGATGACGACTCCGTGAGCCGGAAGCACGCGGAGGTGCGGCGCGAGGGCGCCGCCGTGCGCGCGCGCGACCTGGGCAGCGCCAACGGCACCCTGCTCAACGGCGAGCTGCTGGGCGAGGAGTTCGTCGACCTGCAGCCCGGGGACGTTCTCCAGTTCGGCGTGGTGGAGATGACCTACGAGGCCTCCGACACGCCCGCGCGGCGTCCGGGGACGGGCGCGGTGCCGCCCCGCCGTGGCAGCCGCGCGGAGCCCGCGGCGGATAGCAAGCGCAAGCTGCTGGTGGTCGCGGGCGGCGTGGTGGCCCTGCTGGCGGTGGCGGCGGTGGTGAAGTCCTCCGTCGGGGCTCCCCAGAAGGCCCCGAAGGCCGGTCCGGCCGCGCCGTTGGATCCCGCGCAGCAGGTGCAGGAGCTGCTCAGCGAGTGCCGCTCCTACGCCTCCAACGAGATGGGCGCCCCCAACTGGGACCGCGCCGAGTCCACGTGCGAGCAGGCGCTGGACATGGACCCCATCAACGCCGAGGCGAACACCCTCGTGCGGCGCATCAAGCTGGAGAAGGAGGCCTTCGGCAACTTCGAGGCCGCGAAGAAGGCCATCGAGCTCAACCGTGAGAAGGAAGCGCTGACGCTGCTGCGCAAGATTCCGAAGGAGAGCGAGTACTTCCGCCGCGCCCGCTCCAAGGCGCGGGAGACGGCCGAGCAGTTCGTGGAGCGCGCGAAGGACGACTGCAAGCGCTACCTGAACAACTCGCAGTGGGGACCCGCGGTGCCGCGCTGCCAGGAGTACATGGAGGTGTGGTGCCAGAAGCAGAGCAAGGAGGACCTGGAGCCGCCCATCGGCCAGACGCTCCGCCTGGAGGGCGGCCTGCGCAAGAACGACTGGCGCCCCAAGGACGCCATGTTCGTGAAGTTCCTCGTCGCCCGCACGCGGGTGGACCGCAACGCCGCGCCGTGGACGTGCCCGGTGTCCGACATCCTGGCGTCGGATGAGCTGGGCCCGGATCAGGCCAGCGAGGTGCGCGCCATGTTCACCAAGCGCTACGCCCCGAAGCTCGTCCAGGCGGCGATGATGGACTACTGGACCGGCCGCGGCAGCGAATCCGTGGCGACGCTGCAGAAGCTGCGCGCGAAGGTGGACCAGGCGGAGTTCCACTCGCTGGCGGACGAGCTCATCCGCGACGTGTCCAACGTGGATCAGCTCTTCAAGACGGGCGAGAGCGCGCTCACCAACGAGGACCCCGAGCGCGCGGTGGCCCCGTTCAAGGAGGCGCTGGCGACGGACAAGCGCATCATGGCGGAGCTCGCGGAGTCTCACGTGTCCTTCTACCGGAAGAACATCTTCCAGGACATGGCGGCCGCGTCTTACCTGCGCGGCAAGCACTTCGCCGACCGCGAGGACCGCCGCCGAGGTTGCCGCATCTGGAAGCTGGGCTTCGACTTCTACAAGGGCAACACGGACCTCAACCGCGTGGTGGCCTTCTGCTCCACGCAGGCGCAGAACGCGCTGTCCGGCGTAGGCAGCTGTTCGGACCTGGCGATGGTGGAGGACTATGCCGTGCCGGGTGACGGCATCGCGGAGCAGGTGGCCGCGAAGAAGGCCGAGCTGAAGTGCCGCTGAGCGGCGCTCGGGTGCGGGGCTTCGTGGACAGGGAGCGGGAGGCGCGCTAGGGACGGGGGATGGCCGACACCAGCCCCCCGCGCTCCGAGCGCCGCCTGGCGCTCTTCGACGCCTCTGGCTTCATCTTCCGCGCCTACCACGCCATCCCCCCGCTCACGACGAGCAAGGGGGTGCCCACCAACGCGGTGCTGGGCTTCACCCGCATGGTGCTCAAGGCCCTGCAGGAGCTGAAGCCCACGCACGTGGCGCTGGCGTTCGACAAGTCGGGCCGCGTGGAGCGTCAGAAGATAGACCCCACGTACAAGGCGAACCGCAAGGCGCCGCCGGAGGACCTGACGCCCCAGTTCCCGCTCATCCGCAAGGTGGGGGACGTGCTGAACCTGCCCTCGCTGGACGCGGAGGGCTGGGAGGCGGACGACGTCATCGGCACGCTGGCGCTCCAGGCGAAGGCCGAAGGGTTCCAGGTCCTGGTCATCACCAGCGACAAGGACTTCATGCAGATCGTCGACGAGGACATCACCCTCTTCGACCCCGCGAAGAACAAGCGCATCGGCGTCGTGGACGTGCAGGAGAAGATGGGCATCCTGCCGAAGCAGGTGCGCGACTTCCTGGCCCTGGTGGGCGACGCGGTGGACAACGTCGCCAAGGTGCCGGGCGTGGGCGACAAGACGGCGGTGGAGCTGCTCCACCAGTTCGGCGACGTGGAGACGCTGCTCTCGCGCGTGGAGGAAGTGAAGAAGCCGAAGATCCGCGCGGCGCTGGAGTCCCACCGCGACAGCCTGGTGCGCGCCAAGCAGCTCGTGACCTTCAACACCACGCTGCCCCTGGGCGTGAAGCTGGACGACCTGGCCCGCCGCCCGCCGGACTCCACGCGCGCGCGGGACTTGTTCACGGAGCTGGAGTTCTTCGCGCTCCTGCGCGACCTGCCGGCGGAGGAGCCCGCGGCCCGCCCGGACGTGGCGCCGCTCGCCGTCACCACCACGCTGGTCACCACCGAGGAGGAGCTGAAGGCGCTGGCGGACGCGGCGAAGGCCGGCGGGGCGCTCACGCTGGTGCCCGCCTTCGAGGGCATGCCCTTCGCGGCGCCGCTGGTGGGCCTGGGCGTGGCGCTGCCGGACGGAAATACGCGCTACGTGCCCCTGCGGCACCAGCAGCTGGGCGCGACGCAGGTGCCGGCGGCGGCCTTCACCGCGGTGATGAAGGACGTGCTCGCGGACGCGGCGGTGAAGAAGGGCGGCCACGACCTCAAGGCGCTCACGCTGGTGCTGGCCAACGAGGGGCTGACGCTGGAGGGCGCGCACGACGACGTGGAGCTGCTCAGCTACCTGCTCAACCCTTCGCGCCGGGAGCACGCGCTGGAGGACCTGGCGCGCGAGCGGCTGCGCTCGGAGCTGCCCGCGCTGCCCGCGTCGGTGGGGGGCAAGAAGGGGCGGGCGCTGGCGGACCACGGGCCGGAGGAGGTGGCCGCGGCGTACGCGGTGCGCGCGGACGCGGCGCGGAGGCTGGCCCCGGAGCTGTGGAAGGAACTGGAGCTGGGCGGGCTGGCGGAGCTGGCGCGCACGCTGGAGCTGCCGCTGCTGCCCGTGCTCGCGCGCATGGAGCGCGAGGGCGTGAAGCTGGACGTGGCGGAGCTGGCGCGCACCTCCGAGCGCGTGGACGTGGAGGTGAAGGCGAAGGAGGCCGAGTGCCACCAGGCCGCGGGCCACGTCTTCAACCTGGGCTCCAATCCGCAGCTGGCGCAGGTGCTCTACGAGGAGCAGAAGCTGCCCATCCTCAAGCGCGGCAAGACGGGCCCGTCCACGGATCAGGAGGTGCTGGAGAAGCTGGCGGAGGAGCACGACAGCGTGCTCGCGCGGGCGCTCATCGAGTACCGGGGCCTGTCCAAGCTCAAGAGCACCTACCTGGACACGCTGCCCACGCTGGTGGCGAAGGACGGGCGCATCCATACGACGTACCACCAGGCGGCCACCGCCACCGGCCGGCTGTCCTCGTCCGACCCGAACCTCCAGAACATCCCCATCCGCTCGGAGCTGGGGCGTGAAATCCGGCGCGCCTTCGTGGCGGAGGCCGGGCACCAGCTGGTGAGCGCGGACTACTCGCAGGTGGAGCTGCGGCTTTTGGCGCACATCGCGGAGGACCCGGTGCTCATCGAGGCCTTCCGCAACGACGAGGACATCCACAGCCGCACGGCGGCCGAAATCTTCGGCGTGGACCCCAAGGACGTGGACCGCGAGCAGCGCCGCGTGGCGAAGACGGTGAACTTCGGCATCGCGTACGGCCTGTCCGCGCACGGCCTGTCCACGCGCCTGGGGATTTCACAGGAGAACGCGCGCGACGTCATCGAGCGGTACTTCACCCGGTACGCGGGCATCCGCCAGTACCTGGAGGACACCGTGGAGAAGGCGCGCAAGGTGGGCTACGTGGAGACGCTCTACGGCCGCCGCCGCCTGATGGGGGACCTGCTCTCCAAGAACCGGGGCGTGGCCCAGGCCGCGGAGCGCGCCGCCATCAACATGCCCATCCAGGGCACCGCCGCGGACCTGATGAAGAAGGCCATGCTGTCCGTGGACGCGGCGCTGCGCGCGCAGAAGCTGAAGACGCGCGTGCTCCTGCAGGTGCACGACGAACTGCTCTTCGAGGCGCCGGACGCGGAGGTGGACGCGGTGAAGGCCCTGGCCGTGAAGAGCATGGCCTCCGTCGCCGAGCTGAAGGTGCCGCTCAAGGTGGACGTGGGCGCGGGCAAGAGCTGGGCGGACGCGCACTGAGCCCCAAAAAAATGCGGGAGAGCGCCCACCCCCGTAGGCGCCCTCCCGCTGCCCCATCCCCACATCCCCCCGACAAAACATGCCGATCCGTCCGACCGGCGGAGCGCGCGGACCCCCATCCACGCGTTCCGGCGTTCGACCGTGTGCGGCTCACCGCTCCCCCGAGCAGGAACACGCACCCTCAAGGCGCGGTCACGGACCCCCATCCGCGACAGCGCACCCTCCCGCCAGCCCCCGGACCCTTCCTCATTGAGGAGTGTCAAGCCGGACGGATCGGCAAACCCTTGCAACCAAACCCTGGCGCCAACCGCGCGCCGTGAATGCCTCTCAATGCATGGCGGACCGCTCGTCGCGACGGCCCGCCGGGGCCCGGCGCGCGTGGGACGGCCGCTCGAAGTACTCCACCACCAGGCCGCCAAACGGCACCCGGGGACCATCCGCCTTCGG
The genomic region above belongs to Corallococcus caeni and contains:
- the polA gene encoding DNA polymerase I, whose amino-acid sequence is MADTSPPRSERRLALFDASGFIFRAYHAIPPLTTSKGVPTNAVLGFTRMVLKALQELKPTHVALAFDKSGRVERQKIDPTYKANRKAPPEDLTPQFPLIRKVGDVLNLPSLDAEGWEADDVIGTLALQAKAEGFQVLVITSDKDFMQIVDEDITLFDPAKNKRIGVVDVQEKMGILPKQVRDFLALVGDAVDNVAKVPGVGDKTAVELLHQFGDVETLLSRVEEVKKPKIRAALESHRDSLVRAKQLVTFNTTLPLGVKLDDLARRPPDSTRARDLFTELEFFALLRDLPAEEPAARPDVAPLAVTTTLVTTEEELKALADAAKAGGALTLVPAFEGMPFAAPLVGLGVALPDGNTRYVPLRHQQLGATQVPAAAFTAVMKDVLADAAVKKGGHDLKALTLVLANEGLTLEGAHDDVELLSYLLNPSRREHALEDLARERLRSELPALPASVGGKKGRALADHGPEEVAAAYAVRADAARRLAPELWKELELGGLAELARTLELPLLPVLARMEREGVKLDVAELARTSERVDVEVKAKEAECHQAAGHVFNLGSNPQLAQVLYEEQKLPILKRGKTGPSTDQEVLEKLAEEHDSVLARALIEYRGLSKLKSTYLDTLPTLVAKDGRIHTTYHQAATATGRLSSSDPNLQNIPIRSELGREIRRAFVAEAGHQLVSADYSQVELRLLAHIAEDPVLIEAFRNDEDIHSRTAAEIFGVDPKDVDREQRRVAKTVNFGIAYGLSAHGLSTRLGISQENARDVIERYFTRYAGIRQYLEDTVEKARKVGYVETLYGRRRLMGDLLSKNRGVAQAAERAAINMPIQGTAADLMKKAMLSVDAALRAQKLKTRVLLQVHDELLFEAPDAEVDAVKALAVKSMASVAELKVPLKVDVGAGKSWADAH
- a CDS encoding ATPase, T2SS/T4P/T4SS family; the encoded protein is MFLVTLTEKGGGSEQREYPKNEITIGRIAGNDIVLAKGNVSKTHSRIVEKDGRFIIVDMKSTNGTFVNGKKIAGPMVLKPTDQVSIGDYILNVEALEDAPQDEGYDEEQGEEAYEEEEAYEEEEPYEEEAPAPAAAPPSRMPASMAAAMAKNKRKVDPRLERYSRLQKEIHDRLIEYLDLRRMDMDRLGDEELWRRTEKAIRDIIDQMEADGELPTDVDREELLTDVINEALGLGPLEAFLASEEISEIMVNHANQIYIERKGKLTLSEKTFSSNQAVLGVIERIVAPIGRRIDESSPLVDARLKDGSRVNAIIPPLALKGPCITIRKFKKDALKIQDLIKYKTVTAQMAEFLEMCVTARRNIVISGGTGSGKTTTLNIISSFIPEGERIITVEDAAELQLPQDHWVQLESRPPNLEGKGAITIRELVKNCLRMRPDRIVVGECRSGETLDMLQAMNTGHDGSLTTLHANTPRDAIARLETMVLMSGMELPVKAIREQIASAVHLIVQQTRFSDGSRKICFITEVSGMEVDIVTLQDIFYYKQDGFTEDHKVRGRYVASGFVPKFYDELQRKGIPVNMSIFRED
- a CDS encoding FHA domain-containing protein, translating into MATLVVRHPDGTEHEHEIAGELKIGRQQGNDLVLTEGGVSRQHARVYVEGGAVYIEDGGSQNGTFVDGERIEGPTALTPGSQVLLGDYELKLKGSARSSSSGRRAATPPPGDPATLADAPVKGTRAMPSIRAKATQNGAAKPEGALAKRPSRPQPAGGAAAGAGAGPVLKGMTGPWAGKSFPISGTLLVGRAPPAAVILDDDSVSRKHAEVRREGAAVRARDLGSANGTLLNGELLGEEFVDLQPGDVLQFGVVEMTYEASDTPARRPGTGAVPPRRGSRAEPAADSKRKLLVVAGGVVALLAVAAVVKSSVGAPQKAPKAGPAAPLDPAQQVQELLSECRSYASNEMGAPNWDRAESTCEQALDMDPINAEANTLVRRIKLEKEAFGNFEAAKKAIELNREKEALTLLRKIPKESEYFRRARSKARETAEQFVERAKDDCKRYLNNSQWGPAVPRCQEYMEVWCQKQSKEDLEPPIGQTLRLEGGLRKNDWRPKDAMFVKFLVARTRVDRNAAPWTCPVSDILASDELGPDQASEVRAMFTKRYAPKLVQAAMMDYWTGRGSESVATLQKLRAKVDQAEFHSLADELIRDVSNVDQLFKTGESALTNEDPERAVAPFKEALATDKRIMAELAESHVSFYRKNIFQDMAAASYLRGKHFADREDRRRGCRIWKLGFDFYKGNTDLNRVVAFCSTQAQNALSGVGSCSDLAMVEDYAVPGDGIAEQVAAKKAELKCR